From Triticum aestivum cultivar Chinese Spring chromosome 7B, IWGSC CS RefSeq v2.1, whole genome shotgun sequence:
ATGTGCGTGTGCAaccacgtcctcatctaccactacttcctggccacaaggccttgcgagcgtttcgccaggtttgtcaacagcccccactacatgttcgctacggtggacatcaccaatgatgtcaAGGTGCTCAAGATTTAGGGCATCGCCTgctagaatcttgtcaacatccagggccaatacaagatctgaggaagcaaggagcatgagaaggactcactggttcacctcgccgaggccatcatcgacccctactacaaagacatgaaggattcctgcaacaaggacaagcatgcctggcactcggcctggatggagaaacttgacaaagctcacgtcgtgtatgcGTCCATGGAGGCATACACGTGCTATGACatgtacaggtggatcgttgacatgaggaagtgcctccttccccaaaacggccagggatccagccgaaagcagagcaatggcaagcgtcgtcgcaacaagaagtagatgattagatctgtgtttctcctagtttagtatgcatgtaattgcttactttggtgtgtgaaaatgttatgtgtgtagtcaatTGTGTAAttatatgcttaatttggttatgcaatgctgtctttttaagtatatatgttgatgctctgtagacagagcaaatcacatcgcacatggactaaacaatagaactcgtcggtgatgatttcatcaatcactaacaattgtataccagcaatcgtttgctcacaacacacacgacttgttaacaggaatcgtctgtgttgttattgtTCTtcccacacgtttccgattacagacatgtttgtcgcgtatcacacacatcttgttaagttgaaccgtttctgttctcttggctcaacgcaaacagttcatctgagtgaactgtatgctgtatatcgcacataccttcatctggcagcccgtttctgttgttctgcctcatcacaaacagttcatatgagtgaaccgtatgctctatatcgcacatgccttcatctagCAGCCCATTTCTTTTGTccctcctcattgcaaacagttaattgaactaaaccgtatgccctgaatcgcacacacaACCAAAatttgaaccatgtttgatgcatccatcatcgcaaatgttttgcaccttttttgacgggctttttacaccaccgtttgcgattattgcatcgcacatagttttatcaaagggtctctgatcatagtgtcgcgttagcagcatcctgcattaGTGTATGCTTATGAGAGAGATGTCTCTAGGGAACGCCATAGCCCCCGGGACCATTCACTTTATATTTACTAAAACCCTAAAAATACTTGCTGCATTgatttaatttaatttaatttattttatctatctatcactatcatgtttaatccttgcaattaacaaGTACGTGGgggttgacaaccctcttgcccacgTTGGGTGCAACTatttattgtgtgtgtgtgtgtgtgtgtgtgtgtgtgtgtgtgtgtgtgtgtgtgtgtgtgtgtgtgtgtgtgtgtgtgtgcaggtactGCTTACATTTGTTTGTGTATGTCTCCTATTGGTTCAATaaacattggttcttaactgagggaaatactatctgTTACTATACTACATCATCCTTCCCCTTCAGGGAATTCCAACGCCTATCACAAGCAGCAATTTCTCGACTGAGTTCCACCTCGCATGTATACGATAGTTGGTCGGGCCCAAGCAAGATGAAGAACACGAGTTGGTCGAGGACCCTCATCTTAAAGAAAGATATGCTAGAGATAAAGCATGTTTTGGTCTTAATCCGCTTTACCCAACTATTGTGTTATTTCAAACAAAACTAAtttttatgcaaatgagccatacagcCTTCCTTAGAAGCCACCTATAGCTAATCGGCTCTCTTTCGAAGGAGccatgttgagtacgtaatgtactaATTGCACTACTTTTGTTGTACTTCAGAGGTCTAGGAAGACGGGGGTGCAGACTATGACTAATATGACAATCCTGaggagtgaggtcacgtggactacatTGACTGTCTGTGGCTGATATAGAGTCACTACGTATTTTTACTTTCCACTACTTCTCTGAATCTAATAAGCGTCATGAGACATTGCACTATACATGTCTTCTGTAAGATATAAAAATTGTAACACATTTTAAACGTTTTGCATTGATACCATTTCATTATGTTTGCAAGTTGATTATGAATTGACAATATACATAGGGAGGCATGGAAGTTAAATTCCAGGTTCTCACATAATCCATATCGAGGGGGTGTCCGCTAGTTAGTTGCTTCCGCAGAAGTAAGAGTTTATAATGCACACTAGTCGATGTACATTTTTTTCTAGAAACAATAGTGAGGTGTATGTCTATATGACATGTACATGTATGGATAACACTGTCCCATCTTCATCCGTGTCTCAATCATTGGGTAAACATGTCTCGGTGCCTATTGTGAGACGTAGCAATCACTCGCCTCAGTGAGAACAAGTATTGGGCTGGCCCACCACACGGTCTTTGTATTGTGTTTTTAGTGTGAGGTTTCTCATCAAAAAAATAAACACGCATTTAAAAATGTTTATGTagcataaaagttgtgttcgtgcAAGTCGGAAAAAAAATCGCaccattaaaaaaatgttcacacatttaGAAAATAATGTCCATGGCATTTTGATAAATTGTTCATTGTGTATTGGAAAATGTTCAATGCATATCAAAACAATGTTCATGTGTATACGAAGAATGTACaacgtgtatttaaaaaatgtacacatgcatttaaaaatatattcaaggtatatctgaatttttttacatatattcaaaaaaatgtttaatTTGTATTCTAAACATGGTCAATCTTTACTTAAAAATGATTCCCatatattcaaaaaaaaatcaaacatgTATCTAAAAAAATTCAGCATATgcttaaaaatgttcaacatgtgtaTACAAAGAATGTACAACGTGTATTCAATAAATGTACACATGCATTTAAAAATATATTCAAGGTATATCTGAAATTTTTTacatatattcaaaaaatgtttaattTGTATTCTAAACATGGTCAATGTTTACTTAAAAATGATCCCCATATATTCAAAAAAAATATTCAAACATGTATCTAAAAAAATTCAGCATATgcttaaaaatgttcaacatgtagcAAAATAAATATTCAGCCGGTGCCACATGTCGCGCTCTGGGCACTCcctttgatttttatttattttactttttcgCACGCATTTTTGGCTTTTCGATAAAATTTTCCCTTTTTTCTCAGCTTTTCGGTTTTTCTCATGTTACGGAAAAAATATCAGAAAAAATTGTGCGAAAAAAtgccctttcttttctttttcttccgtaGAGGCATAGTCATGCCTGCGAACAAAATATATATTTTTTTCCTTACGcaagaggcacggatttgcttccgcgagaggcacagtcggaaatgaaaaaacgtgttttttccttacgcgagaggcacagtcgtgcctcATGGAAACAAAAAAAGATGTTTTATTTTTTCTTCCTTCCAGAGATACAcggatttgcttccacgagaggcattgTCGGGCCTCTATGAAACGAAAAAACCGTGTTCCTTCccgagaggcacatatttgctttcgcaagaggcacaGTATTACCTCTCAGGAGCGAAAAAAACatactttctttttttccttccggaAGAGGCACAAATTTACTTCTCCTGAAGGCATaatcgtgcctctttcggaaaggaaaaaaaacatgctTTCAATTTggttttttcgtctggtttttgtcgtgattttttttgtcaaaacctatcaacatgagatcaaGTTTTGAATATCTTGCCGCGAGGAATCTAGcggtgaaaacggttcaagatttggacgcacagtttaagagataaaacattttgaataaatagatctacgcgaaaagaaaaaaaattcaagtTCCAACAAGTGACGCACAACCCAGGTTGCGATAAGTGATGCACATGCagtgtgccacttgtcgcaacctgagaaggTGAGAATGAACTTTGCAAAAAATCCTCCTTAGTTAGTAATTTCGAAAGGTCATGCGCTCACTAGGAATCGATCACCAAACAAGGGGAACACATGCTCTGCCTCAAATAGTCGACCTACAGACTGGCCGGCTGAGCGGCGTTTGTCGTACTATATAATAGAGCTACATAGTCGATTCGGGAGCCACCTAGGAGCGCTCGTTCCCAGCCTCCACATGGGCTAACCTGGCGCGCTCTTACCCGCCGCCACATGACGTGTTCTAGACGCTTACATCGGATTTTTTTTTCCCGGCACGTGTTTGCGGCATTTTAGAAGCTCTTTTGGCTTTTCGTTTTTCACCGGTTTTCCTCAACTTTTGGGCAAAAAAGGATAAAAAGAATTCGAGAAAAGCGTGTTTTTTCTTCTTCCGCAAGAGGCATAGTTTTGCTTCCGTGAAAGGCTCGTGCCTTCGGAAACGAAGACAaaaatgttttttctttttttctcttctgtTAAAAGCATGGTTTTGCTTCGGCGAGAGGCTCAGCGCTTGGAAATGGaaaaaaaaattctctttttttccctttctgtgacaggcacagttttgcttccgagAGAGGATCGGTCGTGCCTATCGAAAACAAAAAAAGATGTGTTTTCTAATTATTTTTTTCTGTGAGAGCAACAATTTTGCTTCCGCGACAGACATCATTTTTTTCCCTTTCCAAAagccatttccgagaggcacggccgtgcctctcacgagaggcatggttttgcttccgcgagaggcaaggTTTCGCTTTTgcaagaggcatggttttgcttccgcgagaggcacgaccgtgcctctcgaaaGCGGCTTTCAGAAAGGGGAAAATCGTGCTCCTTGTTTGGTTTTTTTGTCCTTTTTTGTTCGGTTTATTTCATGAAAGAAAAAGTTCTTCAAAACCTACCAACATggcatctagttttgaagatctcgatgcgacgaatccaatggtgaaaacagtTCAAGATTTAGACGCACAGttaaagagataaaacgttttgaataaatgaatcCATGAAATGAAAAGACTCTGAGGTTGCGTCCAGTGACGCATATGCAGCgcaccacttgtcgcaaccagGAAAGGTGGAACTGATCTTTGGAAAGAGTACTCCTCAATtaatgattttgagttgattcacAATTTTCTTTTTCAATATAGTTGAAATCCGCAGAAATTCATGCCCTCGCTAGGAATCCAACAAAATTAAAAACGTATTTAAaatgtagcttctgtgatcgggatgagactatcAAGCATTTATTTTTGGACTGCCCGTTGGCACAAGGGTTGTGGCGcaccgtgcaaattgcctttaatattactccaccgagatCGGTAAACACGTTATTTGGGGCGTGGCTGCTTGGGATGGAGCCCGAAATAgccagacacattcgtgtaggagtatgtgcgttattatgggcaatttggaattgcaggaacgatttggtttttaacaggacaACAAATACTCATTTTTTACAGGTGTTGTTCCGGGCTACGGCGCTGATCCGTacttggtccttactcactccgacggaggccagggagcatttggttactggatctgtccggtgggagacggtagcgcgggatatcttcaaccggtttggatggcgatcatgtaataggataggcatctaGTTTACCTACCTGATATTATGCCAAGCCGGTTTGTGGCTTATCTCATTTCTGCCTTACAGTCGATGCTCTATGTGAGCTATAGGCTGCCTTTTTTTTCCTTTGTTTGTAAGACTCCTGTTCAGAACCCCTTTTATTTGGTTAATAAGAGAGGCCGTATGCATcgatctgatgcagaggccggggaatacCCCCTTTCctaaaaaaaaaatctaaaaaattgttcatcatgtgcttaaaaatgttcaatttgtAGCAAAACAAATATTCAGGGCATATAAAAAATGTACAAAATGTATAAAATAAATTCAATTTTTTGTcgggaaaacaaaaaataaaataaaaatgaaataggAAAAAGCCTCACGTTCGTGTGAGAGCGCTGATGCCATAGGACCTCCTGAGAATCCTTGGCAACAGAGCATCCCGGATCTTTAAGAACTAACGGCGGCGGCAGATCCGAACACGTTTTCAAATTTTCAACGTGGACATTTTTTTTAAAGTGAATACTTTTAGAAAAGCGAACACTTTTAAATCTGTGAGCAGATTATAGAAACTCAATATTTTTTACatctgtgaacaatttttgaaatgggTAACTAAATGTGAAAACACGAACAATATTTAAATATgtgattttttaaaaaattgaaacATTTTTTGGAACTCCCAAACAAAATCTGATAACCCAAACAGTTTTTCGAATTTGCGAACACATTCTGCAAAAGGGAGctattttgaaattgtgaacaattttGAAACAATGATTCTTTTTGAAAGTTAACAAAACCGGTAAAGCCAGATAGAACCTGCTAGAAGTTTCCTAAAGCTAGGAGTATCTGCTTTACGAGGCCGGCCCAATATCTCGTTGCTTGTCCTTAGTCTCTAGCAAGGTCCGCCTGCGTCAGCCCAATGGGACAGACAGAGGGTGTCGGAAGTTTTTATGCCAATGGACGTTCGGGTAATAATGGCTATTCCTTTGTGCACCATGAACGTTCTGGATTTCTGGAGCTGGCATTACGAAAAGAATGGAAATTTCTCTGTTAAATCATCCTACCGCATGCTGGTGGCGACAAGAGCTAGAAGAGAGGCATGGTTGGAAAGCACGGCCGGACCTTCCAGCACGTCCAGAGAGGAGGGAGCCTGGAAGAAGCTTTGGCAAACTCAAGTGCCGGGCAAGGTGAGGATGTTTCTCTGGCGATTGTCCAAACACTCGATCCCTACCAACGATGTGAGAGCACACAGACATATGAGTGACTCAAGTGCTTGCGGCATATGTGGCGCGCAAGATTCATGGAGGCATTCCCTAATAGAGTGCTCAATGTCCAGATGTATCTGGTCACTGATGGACGTGGAGATCACGGAAAATCTTGCAGCTATATCTGAACCAAACGCCAAACAATGGCTGTTCACGTTGATGGAGTCAATGTCACACGAGCTCTTTGTGAGGCTCTCGGTTACGCTTTGGACGATCTGGGCAGCGAGACGGAAGGCGATTCATGAAGGGATTTTTCAAAGCCCTCACTCTACACACAGTTTCATCACCAGATTTATTGATGAACTAGATATGCTGAAGGTCAAACCACCCCAGGTGACTGGTGCTGGAGCAGCGATCAGGAGCGGAAGGCCGAAAGCTCCTCCTCAAGGCCATGCAAAGATCAATGTGGATGCTGGTGTCCGCAGGGGTAGTAGGGGATAGCAGCGGCGGTATGCAGAGACGAATCCGGCGCGTATCTTGGCAGTTCATCCCTGGTGATTGCAGGTCTGGACGACCCTGAAGCTCTGGAAGCGATCGCTTGCCGAGAGGGTTTGGCACTGGCGGCAGATCTCCAACTACATAATTTTGTGATCTCATCCGATTCCAAGCAAGTTATCAGTGACATCAATAAGGGATGTAGGGGCAGCACTGGAGCTGTCATTAGCGAGACTCATTCCAATGTAATTTCATTTTCGAGTCTCGTGCATCCAATATGGAGGCACATAGTCTAGCCAAGTCATCGCTTTCTCTGGGTCCGGGGCGCCACATTTAGTTTGGCCAACCTCCTAATCCAAGATGTATCCCACAATTTGTGGTTTTTGATGAATAAAACTTGGtcttcccctcaaaaaaaaaccaAGGTCCGTCTGTGTCATCTCAAAAAAAAAGGTCCGCCTGCGTCAAATAGAGAATTCCACGTGACTCATTCCCTACCGCCTCCCCACCTATTGACCAATCAAATTAACCCTCTTTGTAAAACCTTGTAACtcgtttgtacgtgtagcattactcAGCCGAGATATCTCCTGCGCATCGCCGTTCCCTAGCCGATGGGGACCCGTACCAGAACTGTAGGGAGCAAAGGACACAGTTCGACAAGGCTGAATTGGACAAATCAGCAGAGGACATCACGTTATCACGTAAACTGCCTAGACACGACGACCGTGTGATATGTCGCTCGGTGCGCACTTCTCCCCGTCCTCCTTGTCTTCCTCCTCACTTCGCGCGGCCACAACCACACCCCCCATGCGCTCACGCCTGACACGTCACTCTACGACGCCGCCAAATCCTCGCCGGTCACCGCAACACGCTCGAACCAGCTACTGAATCGGCACGACTCTTCCGGAACGAGCCAACGAAGCTCGAAACCGTAGGCCGCTCAAACCGCCGGCCGAGCGCGCGCGCGGCGCGATCCACTGCACCACGGCGGCACGCAGGGAAACCGGTCGCTGTCCATTTTCCGTCCGGCGCACGGTGGAGAATAACCAGGCCTATTTCTACCTCTTCCTCGGCGCCGCGAATCTTGACTCATCGTATCGCGAGCGCGACAGCACCTTCTGAGAGATATACCTGTAGCGCCGACGGTTCTCTTCTGCCGAGCCAGCATTCGCACGGAGGAGGATCGCGCACAGCAGGGCCGCACTCATGCTGAACCTGTACCCGAGGCTGGCGACGGGCGGCGCgctggcggtggacgacgacgagccGCACATCTGCTACGCCATCATGGCGGCGCTCGTGTCGCTGCTGCTCTTCTGCGTGCTCCTCGCCGTCGTCAGCCCCGCCAGGGCCTGTGCCATCACCAGCCTCATCGTCCTCCTGTTCGGCCTCGTCGCCTTGCTCGCGCCCGCGCGCGGCACCGTCCCGGCGCACAGAAATGGGAGCGGCCTCGGCCAGCGGCTGCCCGCGCCAACTGTACGGctggtgcgccggtgcacgtgcgGGCTGACGGACGCGGCGATCGGCGCGCTGCCGACGTTCGCTTACGACAACAAGGGCGGCGACGAGCCGCGCGCGAGCTGCCAGCTGCTGTGCGCGGTGTGCCTGGAGGACGTGCAGGGCGGCGAGATGGTGCGGCAGCTACCGCCGTGCAGGCACCTATTCCACGTGGACTGCATCGACATGTGGCTGCACACCCACCGGACGTGCCCGCTCTGCCGCTGCGAGCTCTCGCCGCGGAAGGTCGCCGCGAAAGCCGTTGCCGCGGCCGCCACGGGGTCATCGGCCCAGGCGTTGCCACCGGTGTGAAACCGATTCATACTACTGCTGATGTTGCTGTAGCGACATTCCTTCCTTCCTTTCTGGGAATTCGAATCACCCACACGGCAATTAAGCCAATGTAGTAGAGAAAGAAGATGGTTCAGGATTGTTACCATTTTCACGCCAGATGCTTAGTACTGTTGGCGTACGTGCAGTTTATTTGGTGTATTCAGTGAGACAAGAATGAAACGATCTGGCAGAGATTCTATCAGGTGGTGGTCAATCCGGTCGTTGGAACTTAGCAGGCGCGAGGGGATAAGCTTGGCACAGCGACACTGATCACTCCCCGACTTGGGATAATCCGCAAATCTATCCGATGGAGACTCGTACCAAAATCGTACGGCGGGGCAGTGTCTCGCACGtctgagggcatgtacaatggtgctatcttaggagtgccacgtaggatagatgatgaggtggatgagagagaactcataagaaaagacttgtcttctcttatttaagagaagacaagaggtgatctcttagcacaatatgtct
This genomic window contains:
- the LOC123160013 gene encoding RING-H2 finger protein ATL8-like gives rise to the protein MLNLYPRLATGGALAVDDDEPHICYAIMAALVSLLLFCVLLAVVSPARACAITSLIVLLFGLVALLAPARGTVPAHRNGSGLGQRLPAPTVRLVRRCTCGLTDAAIGALPTFAYDNKGGDEPRASCQLLCAVCLEDVQGGEMVRQLPPCRHLFHVDCIDMWLHTHRTCPLCRCELSPRKVAAKAVAAAATGSSAQALPPV